DNA sequence from the Liolophura sinensis isolate JHLJ2023 chromosome 1, CUHK_Ljap_v2, whole genome shotgun sequence genome:
ACCGCAGACACGAGAACAGGAAGTTTACAAGGTGCGCATGGTAACAAGGAGACGCGGCAGGATTATAAATTTGGTAAAATAGTTTGATTTGCGAGCGAATTCCAACAGAATTATAACGCTGGAAAATATTTAAAGCAGTGGTACTTACAGCACACTGACGAATTCCTGATTTGCAACTAGAGTGACAAGTTTACTGGTGCTTAAACACTTACTCTAAACTGACAGTGGATGGTTAAGGCCTTGGTTATAATATGGTTCAACGACACGCTACACATGAAGTGATGAACTCGCATGTGTGTTCAGTACTTTGAGGGAATTAAGAAGTCTACCTGTGGTTGACAATATAAGTGATGTCTGACCAGAAACAAAATAGGTTTCCGATAAATAGGTTTTTACGTTTAGCCTTTTATTGCATTGATATTTTAGGAATAAGTATCACTTACTTTGTGATATTGATGCACAGTTTTTAAATTACATCATTATCAAAACATAGAGACATCCGATTGCAAACTGACTTTGGCGCTTTAATTATGGCATGGTAGGGCTACTTGTGTGTTTTGGCATGaacacatattttgattatagTTACAGGTTTAGATATTTAATTTAAACACCAAAGTTCACCAAAGAACATAATTTAGAAGATTTATCACATAATgttaaattagttttctgtaTGTTACCCCCATTGACATTGACCCTTTGGTATCATGAAGCAACAATGTCATGTCACAAAATGACGTCACTCTGTTATCAATATGTCATACATCAATGGGTTcatattgatttacatgtaatgtctcAAATGTTGCTTTTTGTTTCCTTGAGACTTCAGACAAGAACCTGTAATCGAATATCACTTTAGCCAGTAGGTTAGTCAtactttgatttcattttgatgaGATGATAAAATGCATGATTTGTGTCAGGTTAAAGATTACACACAAGGGATGCCGATACACTTCTGAGGTTGAACACTTTGGGCTGATTGTGTTGTTATAATAAGCTGTATGGGTTGTATCAAACTCATAGCTTCTGAAGTTCTGTGTGATCAGAAGTAAGATGCACGTATATCTGgatggcactcagcactgaaaggctagagcaaggaaacatgactggttggcctggtgttagtttaatgtgactgggtgggatgtcatccCTGGTATCTTCAttttgatacttcagtggtggcagcactttggcagcatggactcgccctgccacgcCAAGACAATATATCTGTAAATACACCTAATGATTCCACCTCGTCAGGTGATGAAATTGtatagtacgacgttaagccctaagcatagatacatatatacacctgaaCCATCAGCAATTTGTTCAGAATATTGGGTTGCTGATTTCAAATTGATCAGATGCTGTAGCTGGGCCATTACCATGGCGAATCACTTATGAACAGGACTTAATCACATGGTTGCATTACCCTGCATTCACTTTTTGAACAACTGATTTGGCCGTGTGatgaacatgaaaacaaacTTTAACAGTGTTATTGCTCTGGGCAATCAGCGTTTTAATTTTCTCACTCCCACCCATCCCTTTATTGTCCTTTTCTAAATGTTGATTAAATTACTATTTTGCTGgtggtatgtttttttttattttgtttttatgtatacattggCTCATTCTTTATATCAAAATGTATATGCCGAAGCACTTGTATATATTTGTCAAGTACTTCACATAAAGTTTGatttgtaaaaatgcattttcacaagcccataaaggccttaaaatgatacttttctCTGTGATATGCTAACATTTTCTTGCTtagaaatcaatcaaacttcacaaaaaaacttttaagtgaTGATGGCCTATATGGTAAatgaatgaagcaaaatgtattcttgaaaaatgctaaactgaaAAAATGGAATACAGTATTATCAATATACTTGAATCATGATGATAGGCCCATAACCAGTGCATAGAATTTTCCCTCCAATCCATTAAACTTTTACCTTTATTGCCTTATTCTGGacttaataaaatatgtttactaTTTCAGATGCATTTATTGTCcaacattttcaagaatttacaGAAATGTTCACGAACTGAAACATATCAGCAGTATATAAGATGGAAACTAAAGACCTAAAGGAGTTAGCATCACAGAAGGAGAAAGAATGGAGAGATGTCACAGAATTGAGGTAATTTCaattcactgcatgtacattttacactgtacttaatGTCTCTTTTTGATAAAGCAAAAGTCTGCTCTAAAATTGAATTGCTCGTAAAGCTCGAAACTGAAGGGTATATGACATTCTTGAAGcagactacatacatgtagtactacagggttgttgttgtttacattacGGAAGCACTTTATGATGAGCAGTAAATTACATATaatttaaaagcattttcactAACTAATCACTCTGCTGTACTGAGCTGGTCACATGAAATCATTTGATTtacagaaaagtaaatataattagACATGATTTTCACCAACTGATGATGGTTCTATACTATGGTTCATACAGCAAATTACCTGCTGTCAGtattaataatacatttttAGTGAAAGCAGGAGGTTTGTGTTAATAGCAGGACACTTAATACTGGAATTTTGATAGAAATAGCAGTTTTCTGCACCATATTTTCCCAGAATCCAGACATTGGAAACTGACAGTGATAGCAAGACAAAGTTGTTAGAAGAAGAAAGGAACAAGTTTGTAAAGTTGAAAGAAGACTTCAAGTACAACCTTAAGCTACTTGGAGAAAGGGATAAAGAGCTGGAACAGTATGATGttatatttgcaggtaggtataattaatattttgacactttgtCAGTTTGAATCGTATAATCATTCAGTGTCTaatgtcatttttctttttcggTTTCgccatgatatgactgaaacattgacgatatggcattaaaccataatcattcattccttcttTTTCAGTTTGTATAATGttacttatttcatttgatgAAACAAACAGATTTCCCCTATTCTGGTGTTCTTTGTCTGGTTTTTCTAGGTGATCGGTATTTATTTTTGCTCAGAACATTGCCATATTCTGCTTTGGCCAAAGTATTGTGATTTGTCTTATTGACTCATTGCATGATGTCCTCAAAACTTCGTTGGTTTTCTTCAAGGCATTATTCGTTTTCCTCAGATCATTATATAATTTCCTGAGATCATTGTCTGATTTCATCCAAACTTTGTCCAGTTCCTCAATGTATATTCTGGTCTCTGCACATCATTATGATTTGCCTGGTCTCTTCAGAACTTTGTCACGTTTCCTACCCTTGCCTGATTTCCCCTGAGGGTTTATTGTGTTCTCTAAATCATCATATGAATTCCTTctctgattacatgtatatagagcaTAAGaggtcaaataaatataatatacttGACAGTTAAAGATAATCTTAACTTTttgctgtatgtatatgattTTGACAAGTTCAGATCTCCCATTAACTTGTTTTGGAATCAAGAGTAAAATAATTACTCCAAAAAAAGACAAAGCCTTCAAAAATGGTGTTTAGTTTGGTATTCAGTATTTCAGTATCGACTTATGCATTTCAAGTAGTTCTTGAAAATGACGTAATTGTCTTGGAGTTGCTTTTCTACTGTAATGTTGAAATGAGTTGATTCTGAAGAATTTCAGTGTATAATCTAGCATTGTCATAGGTGTAGATCCTGTCGTCGCAACTAcagtataattacatgtatatatttctctattttattttctcacCAGAGCTCAAACAGAAGATAACCATTTTGAGCACAGAAAACAGTGAATTGAAAATCAAAATAGACGAACTCAAAGTTGCTCATCAAAGGGAGGCAAAGAGTAGGGAGGATTTACAAACCCATTATCAGCAGAGGCTCAGGGAAAAGCAGAGAGAGATAGACAACTTTAGGAAGTAAGTAGCAAACAACATTGTGGCCTTTGGCCAAAAATGGTGGTGTCCTCCATTACGAGATAGAAATCCAGCCAAGAGTATTGTCATGTTGTCTGTAGTGGAGGGATTTGTACATTTGGCAGTGGTGGAGGTTTGTTCTCCTGAAGCGAATTCTGTTTTGggacacaagtgaaatatcattgagtaTGACACagcaatcagatatataaatctAGATGAGGATGTGGGTTACATGTTGgtgttaaataaaaacaatgttacTTTTGGAATGATACAGAAAGTGTTTGCTGGCTGTTAATTGTATGTGTTCCTGTATGTAAATTCTTTCACAAAGCAAAGATGattgtttcaaaatttcaaaattatttagTGAATCCAGCAAGCATAATTATAGAAAAAAGCTATGAATTTTATTCAGAATTTCAGCCATCATGACCTGAGGAATTTATTAATGAGAACTCTAACATGTGAAACTGGCTAAAATACAATTCTGGATGTTGTACTTGCATGCTGAAGTGATAAAAACTGTTACATATGTTCATTACAGAGATAAAGAAGGTCAAGTggaagaagaaagaaaagaatatGAATCCTTTAAGAGAAAACTAGAGAAACGTCTCACTGAGGTGGAGGAAGAGTTGGAGATACAGAAGAGAGAGCTGACAACAGGTAAGTCGGGCTGTGATATCTAGGTGAGAGAGATGAGGAGATAGAGATACAGAAGAGAGAATTGACAACAGCTAAGTTATAATGTAATATCCAAATGAGAGAGGAAAAGTCTGAGATGCAGAAGGGAGAATGGACACAGGTAGGTCATGCTGTGATATCCATGTGAGAGAGAGGAGTTAGAGATACAGAAGAGAGAACTGACAGCAGGTAAGTCATTCTGTGATATCCAGGTGAGAGATGAGGAGTTATAGAGATACAGAAGAGAGAACTGACTTCAGATAAGTCATGCTGTGATATTCAGGTGAGAGAGAGGAAGAGTTAGAGATACCGATACAGAAGAGAGAACTGACAACTGGTGAGTCATGCTGTGGTATCTAGGTGAGAAAGGAAGAGTTAGAGATTCAGAAGAAAGAACTGACAATAGGTAAGTCAAACCTAAGTCATGCTGTGATATTCAGGTGAGAGAACTGACAACAGGTAAGTTACTCCAGGTGTGATATCCAGGTGATAGAGGAGGAGTTAGAGATACAGAAGAGAGAACTGACAACATGTAGGTAAGTCGTGCTGTGATATCCAtgctatgaaaataaaaaagctcTTTCTAATGAAGTTCCTGTGTGTGTGTTCATTTTCAGGCTTTGATGAGGCCATCAGGAAGCGAGAGCATGAGTTCCGTCTCAAGATTGACGAAATGAACAGCCAAGTGCTGGCTCATCAATTTCAGGTATGAACGCATTCCTTCTTAGTCAACAAAATGTTACGTAATAAATGGTGCTGTATGTATCATTGTGTTTACCCATTTTGATATTAGGTTTAcccattttaatatgaggtttACACATTTTGATATTAGGTTTACCCATTTTGATAGTAGGTGTACACATTCTTATAGTAGGTTTACACATTTTGATATTAGGGGTACACATTCTTATATTAAGTTTCCTGTAaattatcattataatattaatGATGAATGTGCTACATCAGCAATTACAGCCATAATGTGACGAGAACCTGTTATGATCCAGAGAACAGTATTATAACAATATcatgatatacacatgtagattatTTGAATCAAATACAATAGTGAAGCAACACACAAATGGGTCTGTCTGTTGTTTAGGCTAAATTACTTGCCAAAGAACTGGAAATGTTCAAAGCTGCTCAGAACAAAACCAGCCAAGAGTTTCAACAAGTCGAGACAAACCATAAAGAGCTGGAAAAAAGCTTACGCAAGAAAGACTGGGAATTGGCAGATCTTAAATCAGTTAAAGATGCCAGGTAAGTATTGCTACCTtagcttttgtttcttttgttatgGTTTTTCTTTTGCTTGTATCCCTCTTTTTGCCATTTGTAtgataaattatgaattatGTATTTGTCAAGTTGCACAAGGATTTGTTGTTTtcgaaaacatttttttatttatggacaagtatatgtattaatttgaaaaaaaataaaattttatatgGAGAAATGCTTCCTAAATGCATGCAAGTCTACTTTCTTATGTTGCAGGATAGCGGAATTAGAAGCAGGTTTGAGCAGAGCTGAGACAAAAGTGAAGCAGCTACAGGAAGAGTTCCAGAAGAGGTAAAACAACTGATCTGTCAGGAGAAAGAAAGGTTGGAACCTGACTCTAGACAATTTAGTAAATTATCGTGGCATGAATCTTGTCTAGTAGCTCACCATCTGGAGTGTATGTGGCGAGGGAGGGGACATTGTAGGTTGAGGTATTTTGCTGAAATCTATGTACGCAGAGCCCAGAAGTGATTACTCATAGTACTTAAGTTGTGCTTTATAAAGAAggtttgttgttgggaaatgaaaagcatatcacaaatataaatCATGTGGAAGTGTTAAacatatcaaaacatgtttatatacttaATATCAGGAATAACAAGGACTGGTGCTTTCCAACTTGATGCACCCTAATGGTCTTCTTTTTCAGGAATAAGTTCATTACTGAAAATAATGTCAGTCTTGTTCACATGGTGTTATTTCAGGATATTTAGATTAAATACTCCTATTCACTCAAATAGTTTTACTTTTCTGTGAAGCGTTGAATCAAGCTTTTCCGCACAGTGTCAATTTCCATTCCAAGGGCAAATTGTTCTGATGGATTTGTTGCATCTTCTATTTTTGCCGAAAAAACACTGATCCACTGATTCTTGAAATCCTTGAAAGTACTTGGATTTTGAAGAAAGACCTTACTATTTTTATTGTAACACATCATGATTGTCTTGTTTCTTTTATGTCCCACTCTGACAGATATACTGAGATGGATAGGTACAGTCGTGAGAAAGAGGCTTCCCTCAAGCAGATCAAGGAGTCTTACGGCCAGAAGGAGGAGAGTTACAAGCAGAGCATACATGAGCTGGAGGGCAAATTGGAGCAGAGGCAGATCGAGATACGGCAGCTCCAGTGGGCCAATCAGGACCTGGGAAAGGAGAAGGAACTACAGATAGAGAAGTGAGTCAGTTGAAGTCAGGGAATATATGTATAGACTGAATTAACCAGGTAAAACATGAATGGGGTTAAAATTGGAATCAACTGTGAAGTGCCCTATATATGATGGAAAAGCCCCACATGAGCAACAAAATGTGTTGTATCTTGatgaatgcaaaaaaaaaaaaaaaaaggctttagTAATTCTAGCTGTAACTCTGAGATAATATGTCTTATTATAGCTTTTGTCAGTGGTATTTTTCCCAAATCAGTGTCATAGCTCTGTATTGAGACTAAGAATTCAGAGTAAGAGGGGAGAGTCTCTTGAATCACAGTCTTGTGCAGATTGATACATTGTGTCTATATGTTTCTGTGTATCAGGTTGTCAGGTGAGTTATGTGAGCTGAGGGAGAAGTGGGACAGACAGGTGAGTGAGCTGTCCCGTGACCAGGTGTCTAAAGATGTTTTCTGTCAGGACATGAGGCTACAGGTGGAGAAACTCACTCAGCAACTGACAGAGAGAACACAGGATATTGCCAGGTACAGTCACATGTAAATATGCTACTTGTAAATGCACCATAGGAGAAACTGAGTCAGCAACGGGCAGAGAACACACAATATTGCTAggtacagttatttatttatttatttgattggtattttacgaggtacagttaaatgtatatgtaaatacactATATATTTAGTTAATATAGCATAggagaaactgggcagagttcagaaaaaaacactgtGTCTCGCCTGATGTCAGTCAGATAAAGTCAACAACTGGCAAAATGGACAGCATATGTAATAGTTACTAACTCAAGGCTGATATGTCTGTAAACTATTTCCACCTGGTTGCTTGTGTAAAGTTTTTTCAATCGTCTTTATGAAACACAATATTTCTGTTCAGATGCTCAATCCATAACAGCTCTATTTTTTTATACTTAACATGTAGCATGTAATTGTGCAGGTACAAGAGAGACTTAAGCTCAGCGCTGGACAGAGAGGCTGCACTGGAGAGGAGTAAAGCCCAGCTTGAATTAGACTGGCAGAGACGATTTGAGGATGTAGAGGGGTCAGCATACAGCAAATCTGAGGAGCTGGTCGCCAAACTTACAGCTGCTCGTGATCAGGTAACAGACTCAGCATGGCGATGAAATTAGGCGTTAAACTCAATACAATCAGGTATTAGACTCAATACACCTGAGGGATCAAGTAATAGTGCAGCTTTGGTATCTGGCAATGGACCCAGTGCAGCTGTAGGATCTGGTAATAGTGCGACTTTGGTATCATACAATATACCCATTGCAGCTGTAGGATCAGGTAATAGACTCAGTGTAACCTTAGTATCGGGCAATAGACTCAATGTAACCTTGGGATCAGGTACTAGACTCTGTACAGCTGTGGGATCTGCTGGCCACTTGTGAATGGTAGTGGGATTCCCCCAGGTACtccccctcccaccataatgctggccacggtgtaaacaccagtgaaataaataaataaatctcagacATTGCAAAATAACAGTGTGAAATGGCGTGGCCTAATCATTAACTGACCATGCCTGTGTATGTGTACTTTCAAAGGTAAATGTCATTTTACATATTGCCTGTCCTCAGCTTCAGTGGTCAGATGGTCATACATGTTATGCCTGGGGACAAAATGACTACATGGTAACAATGTGTTCTGGTATGAGTACAGCTCTGGTGAGGCTAGATTTATACATGTTCCTCCACAGGAATCGGTGATTATATAAGACACAGCTACCGAAGCTCTAAACAGAAACAGGTTATTTCTGATGTATCTAGAGCCTGTGAAGATTGTAAAGATTATAGAGAAAGGTTTAAAGAACATTAGAATGAGTGTATTGTCAGTGTGTTAACAAAATATAGATAAAGGAGgtgttaaaatgtaaatgacCTTGATTTACAGGCTGTGGCAACAttaaaagagaaagagagagaatGTGCAgatcaaggggagataattcagcAGTTAAAGAAACAGAAAGCACAGGCCATGGCCACACTTCAGCAGCACGGTATCCAGCCAAGTGGTAGTTTTAATGTAAGTTTTTCCTGAATGTTACTGAAGTCCTTCAAGCATAATACATGAGGCAAAAGTTGCTGGCTCAATTGTGGCGtttgacaggaaatttgtagattcccctgctctcactgtttgtaaGGACCTCGTAGACAATAGGTGCAACATTGCTTAAACGGCCTTTTGCACAGTTGTATGTTGGCTGAAGACCACTCGTAAAAATTCTTCAGGAACTTATCAGTAAGGTTGTTGGTTTGCTTCATGGTCTCCAGTTtattccacccatgaaacttACCCCAGATTGTATAAgccaaaaattcttgagtatggttattaaataacaatcaaacaaatgaaccaTGCCCATGAACTGTGaacaaaaatgttcatataGCATAATATGTAGTCAGTAAAAGTCAATTGTTTTATACCTGGATACACAAAACTCATGTTCCTTGTCACAGGCCTGGCCTTTAGATGAAGCTGTGGAGGTGGAGGAGTTGAGAATTCAAAACCAGAACCTGATCCGAGCTGTGACAGAGATGAGGCAGGCCATGGAGGAGCTGGGTCATGGGGTCACAGTCTCAGAAGCTAACAACAAGTCCGTTACCGTTACACGGGGTAGAGCAAAATGTTTATTATCACTTACATATGTCTTCTATCCCTTTGTCAAAAATACATATTGATAGATTTCTGCTGTAATTTTtgaaactgattttattttagaaaaaagtGTGGTACACCCAGATTTATGAATTCACTTGCCTTAAGCTGCAGAATATGTCAACTTATGCTGCATGATATCATGTGGAAAATTTTATATGCCATCAAATTTCAGTGTGATTCTGGAAGAAAATTAAcgttaaaattatactttttacaaaatGAGATGAACTCTTATATACATTATTGTAGCCCTCAGTACAGGTAGACATTTTGTCcttaatgataataaaactcTTTTGATTCATTACAGATTACACTAGTTCCTTAGAAAACCAGGTTCTTGTTCTGAAAAAGGAAAAACGTAGCCTGGAACAGGAAATAGAAGAGCTTAAAAAGCCTGATTATGAGAAAAGCAAAGTGCAGCCAACTGAAGTCATTTCGGAAGAGGTCAATGATAATGTTGTTGTAAGGAGTCACATACAGTCCTTGAATGATATGATAGGTGAGGTGACATTTCACACGGGAAATAAAATCCCTGAGGTTCATTTGCGCATTAATTTGACTAAAGTGTTGTGGTTACTGAAACTACCGGCTTTTGGGGGACATCGGCTCAAATCCAGGTCTCGGTCAGTTGTCACCACCCATTAACCTGATTATAAGTgtgaaaattgtacaaatagTGCATACTTCTGGATGCTATATGAGAAACTGTCAGCTCAAGAGAAGTGATATTTAATGAGGGCGAACCCCAAGTTGAATTTCACTTGTCGAGACAATTCCTAATGTCCCATCCCACAGCATGCACgatgtgttttattataccaaaaCAACAGTGTACCTTTTCCGGTTGTGTTTAAATCACTGGATTTGTAAGTAAATAACGGAGCTATAACTGTAAACTGTTTTTTCACTTTATGAACAAGCAGACGTCAGAGATCtattaaagggagataaatgcAGTGGAATTAATGCGggtgatcgttggatattagcacaAGATCATGGGATATTGCCTGTTGAACgtgggatattactttgtgagcgTCGTGTTGCTAATTGTTGTAGATCATGTTTTGCAGAATATCATGTGTCCGTCACTCGACcagtgaaaacagaaaataacactATCACAGAATAATAATGTTGATTACagtgtaaacaccaattaaataaatagatatatttgcAAATTTGCAAAACTGATGTACATTGTTGGATCTTATTACTTACCATACTATTATACTAATAGTGCCAGTGAAACAAAAGGCCCTGTGTTATGGTCGTAATTCCCTGACATTCGCTATCTTACCGGTATACTGTTAGTAcctataataataaaatgtggaTTGTATGTCTACAGGTGCATTACGGGCAGAGAAAGTGGAGCTCACAGCTCAGCTGAAGAAACAACAAGCTCGTATCCAGTTCTTAGAGAGATCAACTGAAGACTTTTCCAAACAGGTAAACAGCGAGCACATCATAACCTCCCACATACAATGGGCCACTCTTCCATACAGGTAAACAATGAGCACATCATAACCTCCCACATACAATGGGCCATTCTTCCAAACAGGTAAACAATGAGCACATCATAACCCCTCACATACAATGGGCCATTCTTTCAAACAGGTAAACAACGAGCATGTCACAACCCCTTACCTACAATGGTCCACTCTTCCAAGCAGGTAAACAATGAGCACACCACAACCTCCCACATACAATGGCCCACTCTTCCAAACAGGTAGGCAACGAGCACACCATAACCTCCCACATACAATGGGCCATTCTTCCAAGCAGGTAAACAACGAGCATATCACAACCTCCCACATACAATGGCCCACTCTTCCAAACAGGTAAACAACAAGCACGTCACAACCCCCCACATATAATGGGCCATTCTTCCAAACAGGTAAACAACGAGCACATCACAACCTCCCACATACAATGGCCCACTCTTCCAAACAGGTAGACAACGAGCACACCATAACCCCCCACATACAATGGGCCATTCTTCCAAACAGGTAAACAACGAACACGTCACAACCCCCCACATA
Encoded proteins:
- the LOC135481752 gene encoding coiled-coil domain-containing protein 57-like — its product is METKDLKELASQKEKEWRDVTELRIQTLETDSDSKTKLLEEERNKFVKLKEDFKYNLKLLGERDKELEQYDVIFAELKQKITILSTENSELKIKIDELKVAHQREAKSREDLQTHYQQRLREKQREIDNFRKDKEGQVEEERKEYESFKRKLEKRLTEVEEELEIQKRELTTGFDEAIRKREHEFRLKIDEMNSQVLAHQFQAKLLAKELEMFKAAQNKTSQEFQQVETNHKELEKSLRKKDWELADLKSVKDARIAELEAGLSRAETKVKQLQEEFQKRYTEMDRYSREKEASLKQIKESYGQKEESYKQSIHELEGKLEQRQIEIRQLQWANQDLGKEKELQIEKLSGELCELREKWDRQVSELSRDQVSKDVFCQDMRLQVEKLTQQLTERTQDIARYKRDLSSALDREAALERSKAQLELDWQRRFEDVEGSAYSKSEELVAKLTAARDQAVATLKEKERECADQGEIIQQLKKQKAQAMATLQQHGIQPSGSFNAWPLDEAVEVEELRIQNQNLIRAVTEMRQAMEELGHGVTVSEANNKSVTVTRDYTSSLENQVLVLKKEKRSLEQEIEELKKPDYEKSKVQPTEVISEEVNDNVVVRSHIQSLNDMIGALRAEKVELTAQLKKQQARIQFLERSTEDFSKQQRQKQLELDQSQYELNAEGRRHKAESAALRQRITELELEVAETRKEADEYYRGGLERNMEVTALRAELSNLKLELAQKRPAINFGAQELVIQQLEDEIHRLRKQSHVTSSEPIRSGQGQTTNATLEQLQTKLKSAAKHIAQLARDKQHLIEIGNRQRAELLKAGIAPPSADASSGHIMYAQGNRQGLFPMSDQHSFPKSNPVDTPSHPLEPPSHQLTGAIQDKLDALEKLQYQLTTQELQYAQKFSPKRAARRQKAVQSSSEEEYRPVSILKRSGESFISDGGFGDTLSSVGEAHAGRDLRVSLSSAGAESLQEVWQVLNQPSPSPVPPTQPEASPGRDTPQSSVEWTVKGRKAGVTHISQAKPTVKQKQNYVVKKPQQKAKIRNYNVKTDIR